GCCATGTAGAGCGTCAGCAATACAAGACCGCCGGCCAGGCCGAACTCCTCGGAGAACACCGCGAAGATGAAGTCAGTGTGCTTCTCGGGAATGAACTCGAGGTGCGCCTGCGTGCCCTTCAACCAGCCCTTGCCGAGCGGGCCGCCCGAGCCGATCGCGATCACGGCCTGAATGGTGTGGAAGCCTTTGCCCAACGGGTCGGACGTCGGATCGAGCAGCGTGCAGATGCGGTGCTTCTGGTAATCGTGCATCAGCGGCCATTGCACTTCGGGCTGACAGATCTTGTCCTGGAACGTTGCGATCGCGCCGACGGCAATCACGCCCGCAATCAGCACAGGGACGATCAGCTTGAAACTCAGCCCCGCGAAATAGATGACGAAGAACCCCGATGCGAACACGAGCACGGCCGTGCCGAGGTCGGGCTGCTTGGCGATCAGCCCGACGGGTACCGCGAGAATCAGCATGCCGACGATGTAATCCCACCACCGGATGTTGCCTTCGCGGCGCTGGTAGTACCACGCAAGCATCAGCGGCGTCGCGATCTTGAGAATCTCCGATGGCTGGATCACCACGCCGACGTTGATCCAGCGCTTTGCGCC
The DNA window shown above is from Paraburkholderia sp. PGU19 and carries:
- the rodA gene encoding rod shape-determining protein RodA — protein: MQIDKRAWLERFKKMFAGFDRPLALIVFLLLCVGIVTLYSASLDVPGRVEDQLRNIILTFALMWVLANIPPTTLMRFAVPLYTFGVALLIAVALFGLTRKGAKRWINVGVVIQPSEILKIATPLMLAWYYQRREGNIRWWDYIVGMLILAVPVGLIAKQPDLGTAVLVFASGFFVIYFAGLSFKLIVPVLIAGVIAVGAIATFQDKICQPEVQWPLMHDYQKHRICTLLDPTSDPLGKGFHTIQAVIAIGSGGPLGKGWLKGTQAHLEFIPEKHTDFIFAVFSEEFGLAGGLVLLTLYMALIARGLYIAANGATLFGRLLAGSLTMAFFTYAFVNIGMVSGILPVVGVPLPFMSYGGTALTTLGFAIGLIMSVARQKRLMQS